A window from Microbacterium ginsengiterrae encodes these proteins:
- a CDS encoding PfkB family carbohydrate kinase, with amino-acid sequence MAEVTVVGDGIVDIISRGDADGTRHAGGSALNVATGLTILGRTTGLIYQSGADEPGEWLVEYLEQSGVRPIRLLDDRGTGTAHAYFRTADGEPTYSFNEALLNREYVFDSTASQAIRQAKAVVVSGFPLDHEQSVDAYLQELDRSDGLGVIDPNPRPAILNDVEKYRIGFERVARGSRIVKLSDEDLITLYGDDQLVAALVDSGIVVVVTHGRRGASVHLPGQPPLHAPARELAQPMVDTLGAGDATLAALIAGVLDSASLTDRTIWEYSLARAMEIAAWTCRSAGGTLQLPKNELSEPHLERKS; translated from the coding sequence ATGGCTGAGGTCACTGTCGTCGGCGATGGAATCGTCGACATCATCAGTCGGGGCGACGCAGACGGAACCCGTCATGCCGGGGGATCAGCGCTCAACGTCGCCACGGGGCTCACGATCCTCGGGCGAACAACTGGGCTCATTTACCAGTCTGGCGCGGACGAACCAGGCGAATGGCTCGTCGAGTACTTGGAACAGAGCGGCGTTCGCCCGATTCGGTTGCTCGATGACCGAGGCACCGGCACCGCTCATGCGTATTTCCGCACGGCCGATGGCGAACCGACTTACTCATTCAATGAAGCGCTCTTGAACCGAGAGTATGTGTTCGATTCCACAGCTTCACAGGCTATTCGCCAGGCAAAAGCCGTTGTAGTGAGCGGGTTCCCTCTCGATCATGAGCAGTCCGTTGACGCGTATCTTCAGGAACTCGATCGTTCTGATGGTTTGGGCGTCATCGATCCGAATCCTCGACCAGCGATTCTGAATGACGTCGAGAAATACCGGATCGGCTTCGAGCGGGTCGCTCGTGGCTCTCGGATCGTGAAGCTGAGTGATGAGGACCTCATCACGCTTTATGGCGACGATCAGTTGGTAGCGGCACTTGTCGACAGCGGAATCGTCGTAGTTGTGACCCATGGTCGGCGGGGCGCTTCTGTTCACCTCCCAGGACAACCACCACTGCATGCGCCCGCGCGTGAACTGGCGCAACCGATGGTCGACACCCTCGGCGCCGGCGACGCGACGTTGGCGGCACTCATCGCTGGAGTTCTCGATTCAGCGTCGCTCACGGACCGGACGATTTGGGAATACTCCCTTGCTCGGGCCATGGAGATCGCCGCGTGGACGTGCAGGTCTGCCGGAGGAACTCTGCAACTCCCGAAGAACGAACTCTCAGAGCCACATCTGGAAAGGAAGTCATGA
- a CDS encoding ribulose-phosphate 3-epimerase, whose amino-acid sequence MSTINYSASIMCGDLANLETTIQEIERVGIDALHIDILDGKFSPSMPLGLETVRRVRQVTDLPMDAHIMTMNNEYFVNEMLDIGAESVTFHVETTLHIDRLVNLAKKAGAKVGVALNPATSLSVLEFILPEVDSVCLMLINPGYATDKGEKQVPYALEKVRRLRALIDDFGLNVGLQVDGRVSLEVIPDLVRVGATNLVLGSTSLFIPGRTLEENKRLLDEAVAAGTVS is encoded by the coding sequence ATGTCAACGATCAATTACTCGGCATCGATCATGTGCGGCGACCTTGCCAACCTTGAGACGACGATTCAGGAGATCGAACGGGTCGGCATCGATGCTTTGCATATCGACATTCTCGACGGCAAATTCAGCCCGAGCATGCCGCTCGGCCTCGAGACCGTGCGTCGTGTGCGGCAAGTCACCGACCTGCCCATGGACGCGCACATCATGACGATGAACAATGAATACTTCGTCAACGAGATGCTGGATATCGGCGCAGAGAGCGTGACTTTCCATGTAGAGACGACGTTGCATATCGACCGCCTCGTGAACTTGGCGAAGAAGGCCGGTGCGAAAGTCGGCGTCGCTCTCAACCCAGCGACATCGCTGTCAGTACTTGAGTTCATCCTGCCTGAGGTCGACTCGGTCTGTCTTATGCTCATCAATCCTGGTTACGCGACAGACAAGGGTGAGAAGCAGGTGCCATACGCACTTGAGAAGGTGCGGCGACTTCGAGCCCTGATCGACGATTTCGGGCTGAACGTTGGTCTGCAAGTTGATGGGCGAGTCTCGCTCGAGGTCATCCCTGATCTCGTGCGCGTAGGTGCGACCAACCTTGTTCTGGGCAGCACGAGCTTGTTCATACCGGGAAGGACATTGGAAGAGAACAAACGACTGCTCGATGAAGCGGTTGCGGCGGGGACGGTGTCCTGA
- a CDS encoding GNAT family N-acetyltransferase, translated as MDFLQGLRHGSVELRLVRARDARTLQRELMENRSWLQRWEATVPNGAVGFDMRLSIRRLLQQYRDGGGYPFVMLHDGEIAGQLNVWGVARGSLNSATIGYWVSERFAGRGITPTAVALATDACFRDYGLHRMEICIRPENEASLRVVQKLGFRYEGLRRRYIHIDGDWRDHYAFALTTEDVPEGVLARWVSGRAPQDAASIPPSDRLSI; from the coding sequence ATGGACTTCCTGCAGGGGCTTCGTCACGGATCGGTCGAACTGAGGCTGGTCAGGGCGCGTGATGCGCGCACCCTTCAGCGGGAGCTCATGGAGAACCGCTCCTGGCTGCAGCGCTGGGAGGCGACCGTCCCGAACGGGGCGGTCGGGTTCGACATGCGACTGAGCATCCGGCGTCTGCTGCAGCAGTACCGCGACGGCGGGGGATACCCGTTCGTGATGCTCCACGACGGGGAGATCGCCGGTCAGCTGAACGTCTGGGGCGTCGCCCGTGGTTCCCTGAACTCGGCGACGATCGGCTACTGGGTCAGCGAGCGCTTCGCCGGTCGAGGGATCACGCCGACCGCCGTCGCGCTCGCGACGGACGCATGTTTCCGGGACTACGGACTCCACCGCATGGAGATCTGCATCCGCCCGGAGAACGAGGCGAGTCTGCGGGTCGTGCAGAAGCTCGGGTTCCGGTACGAAGGCCTCCGACGTCGGTACATCCACATCGACGGCGACTGGCGGGATCACTACGCGTTCGCGTTGACGACGGAGGATGTCCCTGAGGGCGTCCTCGCGCGCTGGGTCAGCGGCAGGGCGCCGCAGGATGCCGCCAGCATCCCGCCGTCGGACCGTCTCTCCATCTGA
- the hxlB gene encoding 6-phospho-3-hexuloisomerase: MAYAETQQRVVAEIASTMATIDEADVVSLVSALQAADQIFFVGVGRVKLALEGIAKRLAHLGLRTVVVGQITEPAITDRDLLVVGSGSGESVLPLAIANKAKQHGAAVAHIGSNPNSSMKQYSDVFVRIPVQTKLGLPGEIASQQPMTSLFEQCLLLLGDSVALMIVEETGVDLPGLWKYHANLE; this comes from the coding sequence ATGGCGTACGCGGAAACACAGCAACGAGTCGTTGCAGAAATCGCGAGCACCATGGCGACGATCGACGAGGCAGACGTCGTTTCATTGGTATCTGCGTTGCAGGCGGCTGATCAGATCTTCTTCGTCGGCGTGGGACGGGTGAAGCTTGCACTGGAAGGCATCGCCAAGCGGCTTGCCCACCTGGGGTTGCGAACTGTTGTCGTCGGTCAGATCACTGAACCAGCAATCACGGATCGCGATCTGCTCGTCGTTGGCTCAGGCAGTGGCGAGAGCGTGTTGCCGCTCGCTATAGCTAACAAGGCGAAGCAGCATGGAGCCGCTGTCGCGCATATCGGTTCGAATCCGAACAGCTCGATGAAGCAGTATTCGGACGTATTTGTGCGCATTCCGGTGCAGACCAAGCTCGGACTGCCAGGCGAGATCGCGTCACAGCAACCCATGACCAGCTTGTTCGAGCAATGTCTGCTGCTGCTGGGGGATTCTGTGGCGTTGATGATTGTTGAGGAAACCGGTGTTGACTTGCCAGGCCTCTGGAAGTATCACGCCAATCTGGAGTGA
- a CDS encoding ABC transporter substrate-binding protein yields MIALSGIAIASLALTGCSSSGAAQSGDSDADGDIRVAFIAGITSDPFFRAMQLGAEEEAEKLGIELSWQGSPSEYSAESQIPFVDAALADDVDALIMVPTDPDSLQASVTKAEALGIPVITVDTTVTDQSYLTSYITGDNVQGGAAAAATLAELIGGSGEVFIMSGSPTATTNTLREEGFRAELEENWPDIEVVGREYAQSQPAKATSAVNTALLNYPDLKGIFAIDGTSGTGTVAALQNSGKVGEIALIGYDAYNNQVTELESGVFTALIAQDPAQEARLALQYALAAVTGEGTDEIEKEVVIENIVMTKDNLSETKKYEYAE; encoded by the coding sequence ATGATCGCTCTGTCCGGCATCGCGATCGCTTCTCTCGCCCTGACGGGCTGCAGTAGCAGCGGGGCAGCGCAGAGTGGCGATTCGGATGCCGATGGCGATATACGAGTCGCCTTCATCGCGGGCATCACTTCGGATCCGTTTTTCCGTGCTATGCAACTCGGCGCGGAAGAAGAAGCAGAAAAGCTCGGTATCGAACTGAGCTGGCAGGGTAGCCCCTCCGAGTACTCCGCTGAGTCACAGATCCCCTTCGTGGATGCGGCCCTGGCCGATGACGTCGACGCTCTCATCATGGTTCCGACTGACCCCGACTCTTTGCAGGCCAGCGTCACGAAGGCAGAGGCGCTGGGCATCCCGGTCATCACCGTCGACACGACCGTTACGGACCAGTCTTATCTGACCTCGTACATCACAGGTGACAACGTTCAGGGTGGTGCGGCCGCAGCCGCAACTCTGGCTGAACTTATAGGCGGATCCGGTGAAGTCTTCATCATGTCTGGTTCGCCGACAGCCACCACGAACACACTGCGCGAAGAAGGGTTCCGTGCCGAACTCGAGGAGAACTGGCCCGACATCGAGGTTGTCGGACGTGAGTATGCGCAGAGCCAGCCGGCCAAGGCGACCTCAGCAGTGAACACGGCGCTCCTCAACTACCCGGACCTCAAAGGCATCTTCGCCATCGACGGCACTTCCGGGACGGGCACGGTCGCGGCACTGCAAAACTCTGGCAAGGTCGGCGAGATCGCCCTCATCGGATACGACGCATACAACAATCAGGTCACCGAACTCGAGTCCGGAGTCTTTACGGCACTGATCGCGCAGGACCCGGCGCAAGAGGCGCGACTGGCGCTCCAGTACGCGCTCGCGGCGGTGACCGGTGAAGGCACCGATGAGATCGAGAAGGAGGTCGTCATCGAGAACATCGTGATGACCAAGGACAACCTGTCGGAAACCAAGAAGTACGAGTACGCCGAGTAA
- a CDS encoding FmdB family zinc ribbon protein has product MPTYAYACTSCDHAFDAVQSFTDDALTLCPECGGSLRKQYGSIGVTFNGSGFYRTDSRSGGGEKSRSSASSKTESSTSATPAPASAPASN; this is encoded by the coding sequence ATGCCCACCTACGCCTACGCCTGCACCTCGTGCGACCACGCTTTCGACGCCGTCCAGAGCTTCACGGACGACGCCCTCACGCTCTGCCCCGAGTGCGGTGGATCCCTGCGCAAGCAGTACGGGTCCATCGGCGTGACCTTCAACGGCTCAGGCTTCTATCGCACCGACTCCCGGAGTGGCGGTGGCGAAAAGAGCCGCTCCTCGGCATCATCGAAGACGGAGTCGTCGACGAGTGCCACACCGGCCCCCGCGTCGGCACCGGCCTCGAACTGA
- a CDS encoding SIS domain-containing protein: MDSPATPLDTPWLAAGKELTELLAQVDTDQFHAVRTAIQEPERRWFFSGQGRSGLSATMVAMRLMHLGRESHVVGEATCPSVRAGDGIVFFSGSGATPVSLAFARTAKNEGALVVAVTRNAESSLGQIADLVLALPVAGSQQMGGNLFEHGALVVMDSLINAVGVSEGTDPDESLRYWHTNLQ, translated from the coding sequence ATGGATTCGCCGGCAACTCCGCTAGATACTCCCTGGCTCGCAGCGGGGAAGGAGCTCACCGAACTGCTCGCACAGGTCGACACCGATCAGTTCCACGCGGTCCGCACCGCCATTCAAGAACCCGAGAGGCGATGGTTCTTTTCAGGACAAGGCCGCTCGGGGTTGTCAGCCACGATGGTCGCGATGCGTCTTATGCACCTCGGGCGTGAGTCGCATGTCGTCGGGGAGGCGACGTGCCCGTCTGTGCGAGCGGGAGATGGCATCGTCTTCTTCTCGGGCTCGGGTGCGACACCTGTCAGTCTTGCGTTCGCAAGAACGGCCAAGAACGAGGGTGCTCTCGTGGTCGCCGTCACGCGGAATGCCGAGTCTTCTCTCGGGCAGATTGCCGATCTAGTCCTGGCGTTGCCGGTTGCGGGTTCGCAGCAGATGGGGGGCAACCTGTTCGAGCACGGGGCTCTCGTCGTGATGGACAGCCTCATCAACGCTGTCGGGGTGAGTGAAGGTACTGACCCGGATGAGTCACTTCGCTACTGGCACACGAACCTGCAATGA
- the mscL gene encoding large conductance mechanosensitive channel protein MscL, giving the protein MFKGFKEFIAQGNVIDLAVAVVIGGAFTAIVTAVVDSIITPLVALFYQPDDSGNFGPTLTGIYGQSVTFPLGSLITAIISFLAVALVVYFVFVMPMNKWKERQAAKNPAVEEPTLPSEQELLIEIRDLLRKDTGAGRGSLSADVQ; this is encoded by the coding sequence ATGTTCAAGGGGTTCAAGGAGTTCATCGCCCAGGGCAACGTCATCGACCTCGCCGTCGCGGTGGTCATCGGCGGTGCGTTCACGGCGATCGTGACCGCAGTCGTCGACAGCATCATCACGCCGCTGGTCGCGTTGTTCTACCAGCCCGATGACTCGGGCAACTTCGGTCCGACGCTGACCGGCATCTACGGGCAGTCGGTCACCTTCCCGCTGGGCAGTCTCATCACGGCGATCATCAGCTTCCTCGCCGTCGCGCTGGTCGTCTACTTCGTGTTCGTCATGCCGATGAACAAGTGGAAGGAACGCCAGGCGGCGAAGAACCCCGCCGTCGAGGAGCCGACGCTTCCCAGCGAGCAGGAGCTGCTCATCGAGATCCGCGACCTGCTGCGCAAGGACACCGGCGCGGGCCGGGGTTCCCTCAGCGCCGACGTTCAGTAG
- a CDS encoding LacI family DNA-binding transcriptional regulator produces MQDETVSSGMRANRATIVDVARLAGVSTATAGRALGGYGQVGKKSAASVRAAAQELGYHSNEVARSMRSGRTSTIGLVIADISGSFFEQTTLAIVRTAAQRGYHTLVLNTDEDLTAEADAVRVLLDKRVDGLIVVTSSRTGHDHLVNGGDLVAPLVFLDRRTEDVPACVVSTEDRETAREAAKLFSELGHTRIGMLTTTSKLGGKLLPYDSKQAVSTMHDRVSGLLEGIADAGLQLADNHLVYTDPDHNEAKTNAIRLLSGEERPTAVLAANAETALAIMDACNELGLEVGTDVSIVAFDDPSWARLLTPSLSVVARPVYDLGAAAVEKLIVQMRGEHDRPDSLTLPATIILRDSVGPPRT; encoded by the coding sequence ATGCAAGACGAGACCGTTTCGAGTGGCATGAGAGCTAATCGTGCGACGATCGTCGACGTCGCGAGACTTGCCGGTGTTTCCACGGCCACCGCCGGCCGAGCGCTTGGTGGCTACGGCCAGGTCGGGAAGAAGTCAGCGGCCAGTGTCCGCGCCGCAGCGCAAGAACTCGGCTACCACTCGAATGAGGTTGCTCGCTCGATGAGAAGCGGCCGCACCTCAACGATCGGCCTTGTCATTGCCGATATCAGCGGATCGTTCTTCGAGCAAACCACGCTTGCCATCGTGCGAACTGCGGCACAACGCGGGTATCACACTCTCGTTCTCAATACTGATGAGGACCTTACGGCCGAGGCAGACGCGGTGCGTGTTCTGCTCGATAAGCGGGTGGACGGCCTCATCGTCGTCACGTCTTCACGTACCGGCCACGACCATCTGGTGAATGGTGGTGATCTCGTCGCGCCCCTTGTGTTTCTTGACCGGCGAACTGAGGATGTTCCGGCCTGCGTGGTGTCCACTGAGGACCGCGAAACAGCACGCGAGGCGGCGAAGCTCTTCTCCGAACTCGGGCATACGCGAATCGGGATGCTGACGACCACTTCCAAGCTCGGTGGCAAGCTATTGCCATACGACTCTAAGCAGGCGGTCTCGACGATGCATGATCGGGTCAGCGGCCTGCTGGAAGGAATCGCTGACGCGGGGCTGCAGCTCGCTGACAACCACCTCGTCTATACAGATCCCGATCACAACGAGGCGAAGACGAACGCGATCCGGTTACTCTCTGGCGAGGAACGTCCCACCGCGGTGCTAGCCGCGAACGCTGAGACCGCACTCGCAATCATGGATGCCTGCAACGAACTGGGTCTTGAAGTCGGAACGGATGTATCGATCGTCGCTTTCGACGATCCAAGCTGGGCGCGTTTGCTCACGCCGTCGCTCTCCGTAGTGGCTCGCCCCGTCTACGACCTTGGCGCAGCCGCCGTGGAGAAGCTCATCGTTCAGATGCGCGGTGAGCACGATCGCCCCGATTCGCTGACCCTTCCCGCCACGATCATTCTGCGCGATTCGGTTGGCCCCCCGCGGACGTGA
- a CDS encoding 5-formyltetrahydrofolate cyclo-ligase, giving the protein MSPDVEQAKRALRADLRERRQLLSDQQREDAASGLTAQLEELVAAHGAKSISCFLSTTTEPDTRAFITAAVQRGIRVLLPITRADGLLDWAVANDSDDVAEGMFGLPEPTGEVLGPIAVNDVDLMIIPAAAVDADGTRLGWGRGYFDKTIGSMENCPPVYAVTYDSEVLDSLPRELHDQPVTGVVTPTRTLDLSQSRP; this is encoded by the coding sequence ATGTCGCCCGACGTCGAACAAGCCAAGCGCGCACTCCGTGCCGATCTCCGCGAGCGTCGTCAGCTGCTGTCCGATCAGCAGCGCGAGGATGCGGCATCCGGTCTGACCGCACAGCTCGAGGAACTCGTGGCCGCGCATGGAGCGAAGTCGATCTCCTGCTTCCTCTCGACGACCACGGAGCCGGACACCCGCGCGTTCATCACTGCTGCGGTGCAGCGCGGCATCCGGGTCCTGCTGCCGATCACGCGCGCGGACGGACTGCTCGACTGGGCCGTCGCGAATGATTCCGACGATGTCGCAGAGGGCATGTTCGGCCTGCCAGAGCCGACAGGTGAAGTGCTCGGACCCATCGCCGTCAACGACGTGGATCTCATGATCATCCCCGCCGCGGCCGTCGACGCCGACGGCACACGGCTCGGCTGGGGGCGTGGCTACTTCGACAAGACGATCGGGTCGATGGAGAACTGCCCTCCCGTGTACGCGGTGACTTATGATTCCGAAGTACTCGATTCCCTTCCGCGCGAGCTGCACGATCAGCCGGTCACCGGCGTCGTCACGCCCACCCGGACCCTCGACCTGTCGCAGTCGCGACCCTGA
- a CDS encoding ATP-binding cassette domain-containing protein, with the protein MSDLYSVTNISKNYGSVVALQDVSFSVKAGEVVGLVGDNGAGKSTLVKVLSGAHMPDSGEIVLDGEQRSWRSPHEALQAGVETLYQDSGLAPDLTVSANVFLGRERVRKGILGKMGFLANHEMDQVAHADLERVGIAVPASNRPVAQLSGGQRQAVAIGRAVSWASKVIILDEPTNHLGARQSGEVLEVIKKARAKGLGVVFISHTLPHVLEVTDRIVVLRLGRVVADAPTSQFDGDSLVKALTGITA; encoded by the coding sequence ATGAGCGACCTCTACTCAGTGACGAATATCTCCAAGAATTATGGAAGCGTCGTCGCATTGCAGGACGTGTCTTTCTCGGTGAAGGCCGGAGAGGTCGTCGGTCTCGTCGGAGACAACGGCGCGGGCAAGAGCACGCTGGTCAAGGTGCTCTCCGGCGCACACATGCCCGACTCGGGAGAGATTGTCCTTGATGGCGAGCAGCGGTCCTGGAGGTCTCCGCACGAAGCTCTTCAAGCAGGAGTCGAAACGCTTTACCAGGATTCGGGCCTCGCCCCAGACCTCACTGTCAGCGCGAATGTTTTCCTTGGGCGTGAGCGAGTGCGCAAGGGCATCCTCGGCAAGATGGGTTTTCTCGCCAACCACGAGATGGATCAAGTGGCGCACGCTGATCTTGAGCGTGTAGGAATCGCTGTGCCCGCTTCCAACCGTCCGGTGGCGCAGCTTTCCGGAGGTCAGCGGCAGGCTGTTGCTATCGGACGCGCTGTGTCGTGGGCGAGCAAGGTCATCATTCTCGACGAGCCGACCAACCATCTTGGCGCCCGTCAATCGGGAGAAGTGCTTGAAGTCATCAAGAAAGCTCGGGCGAAAGGGCTGGGCGTCGTGTTCATCTCGCACACGCTGCCTCATGTGCTCGAGGTGACCGACCGAATAGTGGTGCTCCGTCTGGGGCGAGTCGTCGCCGATGCGCCGACATCGCAGTTCGACGGGGATTCTCTCGTGAAGGCGTTGACCGGCATCACCGCGTGA
- a CDS encoding ABC transporter permease encodes MTTSETERVDLSATRPVSQSLARRLFARQEVLLLIVFAAMVIIFSSINPRYFSTAAASNILQDFAPVLLMAIGQTLVIITGGIDLSVGSILGLSGVVTAMTARAGNEAGLPSATTILLAILSGIVVGVVVGAVNGLLVTRLKLAPFIATLATMGAVYGVTLVITSGVQIAGGPKEVILIGNTTYLGLFTLPILIVFTITAVVWVFLAQSRFGRYTYAIGSNPFAARAAGINVKRHLMKVYMLSGVVASLAGILVYFRLGSGAPSSGQGGELQAIAAAVIGGVSLVGGIGRLGGTILGALIITSVLSGLILIGVAPAWQQVVIGALIAIAVAVQGLGGSTRKAVL; translated from the coding sequence ATGACCACATCAGAGACGGAGCGCGTTGATCTTTCGGCGACGCGTCCGGTAAGCCAATCGTTGGCCCGGCGATTGTTCGCGCGGCAGGAGGTGCTGCTGCTCATCGTATTCGCGGCGATGGTCATCATCTTCTCCTCTATCAACCCGCGCTACTTCTCCACGGCGGCGGCATCGAATATCCTTCAGGACTTCGCACCCGTCCTACTGATGGCCATCGGACAGACGCTTGTGATCATCACGGGTGGGATTGACCTCTCGGTCGGGTCGATTCTGGGGCTGTCTGGGGTTGTCACCGCAATGACAGCACGTGCAGGAAACGAGGCAGGTCTGCCATCAGCGACAACGATCTTGCTCGCGATTCTCAGCGGGATCGTTGTCGGGGTGGTCGTCGGCGCGGTGAACGGACTTCTCGTCACTCGGTTGAAGCTCGCGCCGTTCATTGCCACCCTCGCCACGATGGGGGCCGTTTACGGAGTCACGCTCGTGATTACGAGCGGAGTACAGATCGCAGGTGGCCCCAAAGAGGTGATCCTGATCGGGAACACCACCTACCTGGGCTTGTTCACGCTGCCGATTCTCATTGTGTTCACTATCACGGCGGTGGTATGGGTTTTCCTGGCGCAATCGCGCTTCGGCCGGTACACCTATGCGATTGGCTCCAATCCGTTCGCTGCCCGTGCCGCGGGTATCAATGTAAAGCGTCACCTGATGAAGGTGTACATGCTGAGTGGAGTTGTCGCTTCGCTCGCGGGCATTCTCGTGTACTTCCGTCTGGGTTCGGGTGCGCCGTCGTCCGGTCAGGGTGGCGAGTTACAAGCCATCGCCGCCGCGGTCATCGGCGGAGTCAGCCTCGTCGGCGGGATCGGGCGGCTGGGCGGCACCATCCTCGGCGCGCTCATCATCACCTCGGTCCTCAGCGGGCTGATCCTCATCGGCGTCGCGCCAGCATGGCAGCAGGTCGTAATCGGTGCATTGATCGCGATCGCAGTGGCTGTCCAGGGCCTCGGCGGCTCCACACGAAAGGCAGTGCTATGA
- the hxlA gene encoding 3-hexulose-6-phosphate synthase has translation MKLQLALDELSLEDALALMHSVSEHIDIVEIGTPFVIGRGMEAVRAFATAFPDKEVLADEKIMDGGYLETRMGIEAGASYVTALAVADNATLEQCLRAGREFGGQIVADLICVDDIASKVEELEDLGVDIVAVHTGVDRQMRGGTPLSDLRQVNAVRRNALVAVAGGIDSTSIDEYVQENPDIVIVGSGITKAEDPAREARLIKMAMLRASIPVGVPSASNQVEKD, from the coding sequence ATGAAGCTCCAACTCGCGCTCGATGAACTCTCGTTGGAAGACGCACTCGCACTAATGCACTCGGTGTCCGAACACATCGACATCGTCGAGATCGGCACACCCTTCGTGATCGGCCGCGGGATGGAGGCCGTTCGCGCGTTCGCCACCGCGTTCCCAGATAAGGAAGTCCTCGCTGACGAAAAGATCATGGATGGCGGGTACCTCGAGACAAGAATGGGTATCGAAGCTGGTGCTTCTTATGTCACCGCGCTGGCAGTTGCGGACAACGCGACGCTTGAACAGTGTCTTCGGGCCGGTAGAGAGTTCGGCGGGCAGATTGTTGCGGATCTGATCTGCGTCGACGACATCGCGAGCAAGGTCGAAGAACTCGAGGATCTCGGCGTCGACATCGTCGCGGTGCACACCGGCGTCGATCGGCAGATGCGAGGTGGTACGCCGCTATCCGATCTGCGTCAGGTCAACGCGGTTCGTCGTAATGCGCTCGTTGCAGTGGCCGGGGGAATCGACAGCACCTCGATCGACGAGTACGTGCAGGAAAACCCGGACATCGTCATCGTCGGCTCAGGGATCACGAAAGCAGAAGACCCGGCCCGAGAAGCGAGACTCATCAAGATGGCGATGCTCCGGGCCAGCATCCCGGTCGGTGTGCCGTCTGCAAGCAATCAGGTAGAGAAGGACTAA
- the galU gene encoding UTP--glucose-1-phosphate uridylyltransferase GalU: protein MGKHKMKAVIPAAGLGTRFLPATKAMPKEMLPVVDKPAIQYVVEEAASAGIDDILVIIGRNKNMISNHFDSVPELEVKLTEKGDMQRLERVMKSSDLADIHYLRQGEPKGLGHAVLRAKTHVGDSPFVVMLGDDLIDDRDELITTMIAEHERTGATVVALMEVAPEHIHMYGAAAVESTGDDDIVRVTGLVEKPAREDAPSNLAIIGRYVLPASVFPILERTEPGKGGEIQLTDALQELAADPDGPGVVGVIFRGRRYDTGDRVDYIKAIVQLASDREDLGADLRPWLKEFAESL, encoded by the coding sequence ATGGGTAAGCACAAGATGAAGGCAGTCATTCCGGCGGCGGGCTTGGGAACGCGCTTCCTTCCCGCGACCAAGGCGATGCCGAAGGAGATGCTTCCTGTCGTCGACAAGCCGGCCATCCAGTACGTGGTCGAAGAGGCGGCGTCCGCGGGCATCGACGACATCCTCGTCATCATCGGCCGCAACAAGAACATGATCTCGAACCACTTCGACTCCGTGCCGGAGCTCGAGGTGAAGCTCACCGAGAAGGGCGACATGCAGCGCCTGGAGCGCGTCATGAAGTCCAGCGATCTTGCTGACATCCACTACCTGCGTCAGGGTGAGCCCAAGGGTCTCGGGCACGCGGTGCTCCGTGCGAAGACCCACGTCGGTGACAGCCCGTTCGTCGTGATGCTCGGTGACGACCTCATCGACGACCGCGACGAACTCATCACGACGATGATCGCCGAGCACGAGCGCACCGGCGCGACCGTCGTCGCGCTCATGGAGGTCGCCCCGGAGCACATCCACATGTACGGCGCCGCGGCCGTGGAGTCCACCGGCGACGACGACATCGTGCGCGTGACGGGACTCGTGGAGAAGCCCGCACGTGAGGACGCACCCTCGAACCTCGCGATCATCGGCCGCTACGTGCTGCCGGCGTCGGTGTTCCCGATCCTCGAGCGCACCGAGCCGGGCAAGGGCGGCGAGATCCAGCTCACCGACGCGCTCCAGGAGCTCGCGGCGGACCCCGACGGTCCCGGCGTGGTCGGCGTGATCTTCCGCGGACGCCGCTACGACACCGGTGACCGCGTCGACTACATCAAGGCCATCGTCCAGCTCGCCAGCGACCGTGAAGACCTCGGCGCCGACCTGCGTCCGTGGCTGAAGGAGTTCGCCGAGAGCCTGTGA